A segment of the Lycium ferocissimum isolate CSIRO_LF1 chromosome 10, AGI_CSIRO_Lferr_CH_V1, whole genome shotgun sequence genome:
TAAGTTTCACGTTGAAAACTTGAAATTACGCAAATTAGCCTTAAAAACCTTATCCCATACTAAAAACCCTTAATCCTAATATGAACCTTCTTCTAAAAAATTCTTTCTATTGGCCATTAATTTTACTCTAAAGAATAGGTACTGAATTTGACCTGGCTTAACTAGTCCTCTAGCAGCAGTCTGCAATTCCTCGAAATTGTTAGAAGTTTGGGCACAATTGAGTACTTTGTGTATTAGTAGCCAACTCATTTGCttccactttttttattttttttatttttaataatcgaGAAATAGTCGAATGACGCACAATTCAAAACTTGATGAACAATGCGTCACCCCTTCTCAACTTAAATATCAAGATGGTCCCAATATGTGCGTAAAGGCagaaaaaaaaagcattatACTCTTATCAGTAGACCAAAGCCCACCTCCattttgatattgatattttccattctttgctcattttcattctAGGATCTTGCTCCAGACAGGTAGACAAGCTACATATATTAACTTGGAAGTTGGAGCAGATTGTGGTCCATTATGGTCTCTTATTGTCCTGATAATGCTAACACCTGGTATTCCTGAATAAAGATCCAAAAAAATCTAGCTTCCCCCTTTTCTTTTGGTCGCGTGGttgggtgggtgggggtgggggtgagaCTGGTGCTTCCATTGATTTTTGGAGAATGATAAACTTGGTACAGATTTAGGTAGAGAGTAAGGTCCCATGTCATCCAAGCCCATGACTGGACTCTCTGGGTTGCTTTGTCGATTCTTCTGAGATGACCAACTTCATTTGCACCAGCCAAGAATTATCAGAACTTTACCTTGCAATTACATTATCATTAAATCCAGTCGAATCCAGTAATATGCTTCCATGTTTTTCTATCTTAAAGATACCAACCTTGGTGATTGTCCTTTTCTATAGTAGTTTCTTATATGCCTATATCATGTAGTCTTATGTAATCTTGTCTGCTACACATCTCCAATGAACCGGCGCTGATTGCGTCTGAAGAAGAGAACGGCAGAAAAGGTTGCTCCCCAAAAAGGGGGAGGGATGAGGAGATGGTGACAGAAAGAAAGAAGTGTAATTACTCCTGACCAGCCAATATCAAGCAAGAGCGCAAAATAAATCTATTATCACAAGTAAACAACATACCTTATCTTTAAGTACAATTCCTGACTCTCAATCGAATAATCAATCACAAAAGAGTAACTGCATAATCAAGCACAAAGAAAGCAGGTTTTTGACTTTAAACAGTCACAATTATCCTTTCAACCAAGACGGTTTCTTTTTCctcctttattttgaaaatcacGGAAAACTTAATCATGTGTCATCTGTGCAAAGTTAAACTATTCCTAGAACTCAGCACATCATTTTCTTTTAATGCAACTCCTAATTGGTCAGCCACAATTGTTAAGACCTAGGCTTTCTAAAACACGGAGAACTGAAAGAGGAACCAGATAACATCACCAAAATTAATGCCTTCACTCTATCCTGACGTTGAATGACGACCGATAGTAATATGAACCTgcttgtttatatggttgttcaacaacttataCATGCATCCATCATCATAATGATCTTAGCTCCACCTCCTTCAATGATCTCCTTCATCTACTGGAGTATACCACGATGGTATATGCTCTAAATTGCTCAGTCTGTAGTTCAGCAGAACCTCTTCATCACAAATTGCTCTAGTAGCCACAAGAACAAGTGTCTTCAGAACAGGGACAACCTTTGATTCATTGTTGCTGGACTTCCACGATTTGATCATAAAGCTGccaaatctcttcatctctATTTCTTCACCGTGTCCAAATGAAACATTAGGTATATAGGGTCTCATGTCCTTCTCAAGAAGGGGAAAATCATAAGGACAGATCATTACATTGGGGACCATGCCTTTAGCTGGGTGGTTGGCAAAATGAGCAAAGGCTAGAGGGTTTCTCCTTTCCAGCAATTCACGGTTCATCACATCAGAACCTTTTTCATCAGCTTGCATAGTGTGCTTAGGTTCCCATATTTCACGAGATTCACCACCAGCACCCCAGGGCTGGGCATTGATCACAGTCCCATCATACCGTGTGatcaaatgtgaattttgggcatccactctaGGGTACCCAGGAATATACCGGTAATATGCTGGAGAGTAGACAACTCCAGGATAGAATGCTATGACAGAACCAATATTGGCTTCACCCTGTAAGAATAAACCCTTCCCAGCATCTTCATGGGGAATTTTAGATGGTTTGACCTCGAGCGTGTAGCTCATAAGATCCTTTAACCTCTGTGAAACCTCTCTGCGCTGCAATGCCTTGGTTTCAGGTACAGCTGTGCTGAAATTTTTATCAGTAATCAAAATCCAGGGTGATGCAGCTATGAAGCCACTGCAAAGAACAgatgaaatataatttatgcAAAGCTACCAGAGAGCCTCATGATTTGTGATCCTATTTTATTTTCCTATGTTGCAAGAATTAGAAACTCGATCAACTTTTACATGTATCCAGTAATATTCTACACCAAAAACCTTAAGTGACTCAGTGCTTACCCAACATAAGAGGCCGGAGTAACATATTTCATCGTCTACCTTAGTAAcgaatttttttcatttgatcGGATAATACCCACCCGATAATGAAAATATTATCAACATTGCTTGAGGGCTAATGGTGTTTAATGTATTAATGAAGCGGATAAAGTAGCGGCATTAACAATACTACATATATCCTGGAAATATATAGCCAAAGAATTTTAACGACAACATGCAGCAAGGTAAAGCAATGTCACCATAGAATCGAAGCAGGACATCAAATGGTTGCCAACATGCGCATTGAAGTAGGATGCAAGTTAAAATGCCAGACAGTTTTCTCAACACAACAACTAAGAAATACGCGGAAAATTGAGCTTAAGATGCGTCTGGTTCTTACCTGTTTGGTTTTGTAATGGAGAATTCCCACCAGCAGCAAGACCAAGCCCACTACTACCAGGAGAAGAATTTGTTGCTGTAGGCGATGTGGCCAGATTGTCATTGACTTTTTGATCCAGGAGTAATATGTCATCCATATATCTGCAAAAGCTTGAAACCTGAGAATGCACATTCTCATGGACCTGCTTTTGTTGATCGGCTAAGGAGGCTTTGTTAGCGATATCAATAATCTCCTCTGCATCAGCTTCTTCAGCATTCCTTCCTAAACGGTTGTAACTGAAAGTAAAGTTTGTCATGGTAACATGAAACTACAGTGGTGCAACTATGCAAAAAAGACACATTTAATTTCATCACCAAATCATAACTGcgattttcaaggcatgaaagaaaatatttgttacTTCTGCTATTCCAACAACAAtgtaaaaccaaaaatcaaagAGGGGAAGAGAACAaagaatctctctctctctctcttcccctCCCTCCCTCTCTCAATACTACTGCAGTTCATGTTGAAGCAGTAGGCTTCTAAAGAAGAAGCAAAATGGAAAGGCTTAATACACCAATAGCCTCTCAAACTTGCCAGCAAATTTCATTTAGATACTCGAACTACACCTTGTTCCAATTGAGCACCTGAACACACAAGCTAAATTGTTCCTATTAGACACTTTCGTTTCAGAATTTGGAAAATCTGTTGAACAAGCCGTAGTTCGAGTGCCTAAATGAAATTTGCTAGCAAGTTTGAGGGGCTATCGATGCATTGAGCCAAAAGAAAAACGTGGAATAAAGACTATTTACCTAAGTAAATACCTAATTCTTAAAAATAACTGAAAGCAAACAGAAATCCACTAATATCcaagttctttctttttttccccctttgtTAAAGACCACTGACGAAAAACCAAGTGCAAACTGTGTTATACTTAAACTACTTATGAAGGAAACTAAAAAAAGTGGAATAAAGCCCTTATACAAATATAAAGCTGCTAATCCATTAGATTTCACTTgcaataaataaatgaatgttACCTAGTGTAAAGGAATAGAATATTTGTATCAGCTTCGAACTGAAGAATCCTCGATTCTCTAGCGAAAGTGGGGCTTTTAGCAAGAATTTTCACCGCCTGAAAATTTGTGTCCCATAACAAAAagaaatcaactttagataattaactgtgtcaattcaacaagaaaatgcaACCCCACATTATGAATGACCTCAATATGCTTACTGATCAAGAACTAGAgagcaaaaatgaagaaaagtaaAGAATGTAGAACAAAGTGTACACATAAAGTGTTTAAAGGGACCTCTTGGAATTTGTGGAAGAGGAAAGCCATGAATCGTTGCCTGCTGATGTTCTTGACTGCTGCTACTAAAGCTCAATTTGAGGCGTCGAAATTTTAAGGAGAAAATGGCAAAAATGGTCCCTTGTGTTTCGAGTAAGTTCAATGTGGTCCCTTACATATACTTTAAGCAGTTTTGATCCTTTAAGTTTGACCAAAATGAGCacttttgattttattaaatatttgacaAAATTTGATTGTTAGATTCAAGGGAAGCTATGAAAAAATCAGTATTTAACATGAACTTACCTTGGGATGAGCAATTTCTGCAGTTATCTCTATTCTTGATCTATTTTAGAgcttagtgtaatttttttgaGCTGTAATCTACGTTTTCTTGATCTATTTCTAATGTCTTGTGCATTTTTTAGTGTTGCACTTTTTGAAATTTAACGAACTTTCCTGAAGTTTTTGGTTAAATACTTTTTCACAATCCCATAATATTCAATAACTAgagtttgttaaatatttaGCGGACATCCATAAGTGTTCACTTCTAGCAAATTCAGAGGAGCAAAACTACCATGAAAATACTTAGTGGACCACTTTGAAACCCCTATCTAAACATAAGGgatcatttttgttattttctctcTAATTCCAAATATTGATACACTAATCTAAACTTTATACTAATATCTAAAAAGTCACAAAATTGTTAGGATTAGAAAACCAAAAAGTAAAGAATATTGCTCCAAGTGACACTGCTCCCAATTTGTAAATCTTTGTTCTATTGATTGGTAATTTGTTCAACTGGAAGCAATGGTACTGACCAACTTCAATGGAACCGGTGTCGGTTTTGGTATGCATAAATTTTCATTCTTGtctttttaataaaaagcttctttttttatcttctttttttttgcttgttttcATGTACTGATGCAAAAAGTTGAAATTGGATATTTTGTTTAGGTGCTGGCATTGGTTGTGGATTTGGGGTAGGATGGGGTTTTGGAGgtttgcttctttcttttttgaactttccatttttgggttctcaaaatttcttttatttctcaaTTTGCGAGTGCTTCCAATCTCTTGCTTATGGTTTCAGTGCTTTTGCATTAAAAAAGTTTACTAATTGCTACCAAAGGGTCCAGCTTTGAAACAGGAAAATATGTGTTGTATATTAGGAGCTTAGTGGGGTTGAGCAGATTATATTGTGTAGTGATTACTGATAGGCTTACTGATATTAATGTTATTGTTTGGGAATTCTTGTTCTCAATTTGCTTTAGTGATTTCTTATACATAGTAGTGAGACACTGAAAGTACCTTGATGTTTCAAGTGTTTATGTCGTCTAGTCAATCTCTAATTTACTTGTTCAAAAGAAAAGTTTTCATCTTTATTGAGTGCTTGATTACATGTCTGTGAATTGGGGTAACATGGATTACAAGACTCGTCAGCCATGAACATATGCTATTGCAGAAAGCACAGTACTTTATCCATATTGTTTAGTACCAGCTTGGTAGATTATGAACGTAGGTTGAAGGACTATGCATGAAAAGATGTGATTAGTTTGTCATGCATCCAAGTGCACAATTTCTCTAGTTTTTACAGCACTGAGGCATTTGGTTTCATGCATGTAGAGTCCAGATCCTTAtccaaaaaataagaaaatacatgtAGTCCAGAACTCCTGATTTTAGAAGACCATGAACATATATTCAAAAAAATCTATAGAACACTACTTTCTAATGTAGAATGTGGTCATTGTTGCTGGAAATACAGTTAAATTGTTGTTGCTATGTTTTTTAGCAAGTAAAGATTTCATTATTTATAAGAACAGTCAGCACTAAGATAGGGCTTGTAGTTAGAAAAATGTATATTCCATCTAGACAAAAACCTATAATGTATTGAGCTAATAAAGACTATCATCCTATTTACCTCATATAAGTTTTTCAGGCTACGCCATAGAGCTAACAAGCTCGACGACCTATTTTAATGTAGAGCAGTTGGGTTTGCACTTAATGCGTATCTGATTCATTTCTTTCAATGAAACCCAATAGATACATGCTGAAATTGTCTTCCTCAGCTTTTTACTACCGTGACAGTTGGTGGCTATAAATGTGCATGGAGGAAGTTAGAAACTTTACAGATTTGCCTGTTGAAGGCAGGGATAGCTAAGGAATAAATGGACCTGAGAAGACTTTTTGAAGCATGTTTTTTGTGAATTATGCCAACTTAGAAACTGCTACTCTTTCAGTTAAGCTGATATTAAGGCAAGGAACAAATGCATCTAGACATGTGATCTCCAGTATCCGTTGCTATAGATGATCGGCACGCTCCTTGCTTTCTCTAGAGCTTAAGTGCATGGACAAATGTAGCATCAGGATTATATAGAGATTGGAGTCTGTAATAGTTAGTCGGCCAAGATGTTCCTTGTCTGTTACTTAGCTCCATGTGAATAGTAGATTTGGGATGGATGGCTTGCTGGAGATACCAAAGTATAGGTGTTGATGCCAGTCTAGAGTATGGGAGACTGTTAGTCACCATGATCTGAAGCGATTTGTAGGGGCAACTTTTGTTATGCCATATTGGCACCGTTCTGGATTCTTATTCCTATGTTGGCTGTTCATGACTTCCCAAAAAATGTAGGAAATGTTTGAATGTTCTATACGTCTCTAGGCTCACTCATCAGTATTATTAAAAGCCATCACTTCATTTCTTAAAGCGATTTCTTAAAGCGATGAAACGATGTGAAGTGAGGGGTTACCGTTTCATGAGTGAAACTAAGAAGTGTACTTTCAAACAATGACACTCAAAATGatccaaaagaaaaggggaTGTTCTTTGACACTCAACTTCAGGAGTTGGCAATATTGGCATTATTGTATCTTGGATGCTGAAATTAGTTTTGTCAATTGCAATTTGGTTATTATAGTACTAAATTCAGGTACGTTTGGCCTTTTTTTAAGTTTTCCATAAAATTTGCGCTTCACTTCAAAGAAGCATGTGCTTCACCTCTCGCTTTTTGCTTCAAAGCTTCAAGCCCTATAGACCTTGTCGgtttttttgcttttaaaacaCTGCTAGGCATATTAGGTCTTCACAAGGATCTTTGTCTGATGAAAATCATCCTTTAACATCTCTATATTCACATTTCTCTGTTTTATTGTCCTTGTCTCCTTTGTCTGATTGTTGACATGGAAAATGTTAAAAGTATCATATAATAGTATCTTTAttgtataaaattaattatcatCATGATGTTTCGAGTAGGTTAGGAAACTCGTAATGTCTCTTTAAGAGTTTAGACATATTTCTGTCCAAACATCCGAGCTCCCTTCCCCTCTCTTTCCCccatgagaaaaagaaaaggatatgcCCTGCGCTTCattcacttattttttaaaatcttactgtatttgtttatttgttagtTCGCTTTTGTTATCtgtcctctttctttttgcaAAATACTCTTCTCTAATAGCATCATCTAACCTAATGCATATTCTTGTTTTTTCCAGGCATGCCTTTGAATTTCTTGGGTCTTGGTGTAGGTAAAAACTAAATTAAAACCATGTTTTCGTGAAATTATATCTCGTGTCCAAATATTTGATGTTATGTTCACAATTACTATTATCTATAGGTGGCGGGTGTGGAATTGGAGTAGGCCTCGGATGGGGATTTGGCACTGCTTTTGGTAGCCAGTACAGGAACTCTAGAGTAACATTTGAAGGCAAAGATTTCAATAAAGAGAGTAGTGAAGAAAGAGAATCAAAAGAAGTAGCCAAAGGCACTCGAAAAGCTCATGCTTCTTAGTAAATATTGTTACACATTTTCTTTTGATGCATCGACTGTCCCCCAATTCTAAATTTGTCAAAgttgtaccatcactttaattTCAGATATCACTTGGAAATATATGTTGTACCTCTTGACAACACTCTTTTTCTTTGGTGTGTAAAATTCGTTTGCTTTTGATGCTTGGAGGAATATCTGTATTTGGTGTTTTTGCCTAAATTGGAAACAAGAGGGAACAGATGAAAAAGAGCGTAATGATACGCCTAGTTTGATAAAGCAAATAAGTCGCTATCATTCTTTACactatcaatgcatataactTTAATGGATGGAGATGAGGGATGGGGGAAGCGGCGGTGGTCCGAGGGTGAGGTGCGGCGGAAGTTTTTCTATTTTAAGGAACGTGTTTTTCTAGAGAAAATGTTCTCTCCAACACATTTTGATCAagcaaacatgagaaaataagaaaacattCCACACTAACACACCCTTAATCAAAAATGTCATTTTGTGCTACCtttttttctcctattttaGGCTAAAGGGAAGTACTAACAAAATATTCTACCTTATTACTCTTACCGAAAATCAAGAGAAGGAAGTTTATTACACCAAACAACTCATCTCCAGTTGTGGAAGAAAGGTGACTGTTGAAGATCAGGTAGATACATGTGATATGGAACAAAATGGTAGATAACAATCACATGGGAAGAAACCTACCTACCATTCTTCACCCTCTTTTTCTTGCAGACTAATAAATCCCATTGTCACTATAAATACTAACTCTCTATTCCataccccacaaaaaaaaaatggacaaagAAAAAACATTTACCCTTTCTCAAGTTGCACCACACAACTCAAAGCAAGATTGTTGGATCATCATCAATGACAGAGTAATATTACCAACCCAttccccctccccctccccctccccccactTCCCGTACGCTTACTAGTAGCAAATATAGATTAGATGGAACATGTTCGACCGAACTCACTGCGTGTAGCTCGAACATATAGAACAAAAAAAGACTATAGTTCATGATCAAGTCATTCGCTTCTATAGCGGTTCTGAATTCTATTTTATTTGTAAAGTTGTTCAATTGATCCATCAGGAATAGAAGGGAGCACGGGTATAAATGGGGGCTTCTTGAAATGATGGCTTTTTTGGATGTTCCAGAAATAAGGCCTCCAGCTCTATCTTATAGCCTTCATTGCCCTCACCTCCCCACATCCGCCCACACTTCCTGGAACCTTACTAGTAGCATATATAGACTAGACACAGCAGGTTTGACAAAATTCATTGTGTAGCTCGAACTATACACGTGTGTTAGGAAAAATATTGGCAGACGTATAAAGAGCATAATCACTGACTCTGAATCTTGGATTCGCCATTTTCCCTACCCCTATATTTATACATGCATGAGATTATGAATTCAGGGTTTATGTGAATACATATGCTATGTTTTCTTCAGGTATTAGACGTAACGAAGTTTCTGGAAGAACATCCTGGAGGAGAAGAAGTGTTGATTGAATTATCTGGAAAGGATGCAACTAAAGAGTTTGAAGATATTGGGCACAGTAAAGCTGCCAAAAACTTGCTCTTGGAATACCAGATTGGATATCTTCAAGGCTATAGAATCCCAGGTGATGATAATTTAGATACTGATGATTCCTTCAAAGAACCAATAAAGGCCAAAGAAATGGAAGCTTTTGTGATCAAAGAGGATCCCAAGCCCAAATATCTGATTTTTGTTGAGTATTTTGTGCCATTCTTGTTTGCTGCCTTCTTTCTCTATTACCGCTATCCCACTGGAGCTCTCAACCTTTGAACTCACAGAACAAAGGGGGTTATCATATGATTTTTATCAATATATAACTTTTTTTATGTCAATcttcaaaagggaaaaaaccaTACATTGTTGATTTCAGTTCTGGGTTGTTAATAGAGGTGATTCTGGAAAATGtattcttattatttatttattttggtcaTCCAAGAAAGCTGGGGTCACTTAGTGTTATTCTTGTTCATCGAGTTGAAAGTACCCCATAATTTTCATTTCCAGAGcttcataattaaaaaaatatgagaCAGCTGACTGTTTCGATATAAGTTCAATGGTAACAAATTGAACACACAACACTATAGAAACAATAAGCACATCGATGTGTTTAATTTGCTTGGACATGAGCAATATGCACAATTGGCAAAACAAAAGAATGGTAAGAAAAAGTAAACCCAAAAAGGgggcaaaaaggaaaagtaGAGCACATCTTAGAAACATACAGAATTAATGGACAATACAATATACATGATGTAGCAAGTCAAATAGACCTAATATCTCTTTCATTTCTGTATACAACAGAATATCATAATACAACAGAAATTGGTCTCCACTAATGGCACCCTAACTGAAGAGCCAGAGCCAGGAAAGAGGTTAAGGTGTTGCTACAAAGTATGTTGAGGTAATTGCGCACCACCTTCGCATATCCTGAACAAAATTACGTGTAATTTACACCCTTCCTCTATAAAGTATAATACCAAAACTGATTGCACTAGGCCGTTCTCTGACAGTTTCGACGCTTCAAGCTTATCAATTACAGGAACAAAGTTCATCACTCAGATTGTACGGACTGCCACTAAAActgcagcaaaaaaaaaaaaaaaaaatcaggcgCCCAACTAACAAATGAAACTCAGATATATATCTGCTGAGACACAGTTTCAATATAACATATCACCAGTACGAGTATACACTATACAAGGCCAAATATTGTAAAATGAATGCACACTGGCACTACAAGATTTTTGCTCTTTCCGTTTTATAATTGTACAATCTTACCTTAAAGCCAATAATAGTTGCGAGAAGAAATCAAACTAACATAGTTACTGCCTATCCTGTCAACAAGGAGGTCCATCTATGAATAAATGGCTGATTTTACAAGCAAATTGAGGTTCCATAAATTGTCATTTACGCTGTGAACTTTTGACGATTTCATCGAAAGAGTGCACCAAGAAACGTTAAGATGTGTTGGGTTATACTGATTTACtagtaaagaaagaaatggcAATTTTGGGATCGGTTGCTTCAACAAGACCATAAAGGGATActtctatttcttttctttttcttttcttttataactatggtgtccgggccagcttgctcgcacctcgactattccaccaggtacctgctacctcccaccagcagATGTACCATATAAAGAGctacttccttttcttttaaccAACAAATGTGCTGAGAAGATAGAATGGAGAACCAAGGCCAACTAGAAGGTAAGCTCTTTCTGTAGTGTAGGGAGGGTTAAAGTCTGTTCATTATTAAGTCTGTGTGATTCAAACCATCACCTAGGTCACCAAAGGAGTGCAAAATGATTACAGTGAAATCATTCCAATATTATTTCATTGGAACAATGGGGGAGAGACTAGCCGAGAGAAGCAATCAAGAAAAACCATACATTATAGTTTAATGGCAATGTGTTGCAAACATGTATAAGTACAAAAGATAGTGGTGAGAAGAGGCTGATGTTTGAGGTAATTGGAAATGAAAACTCCTGTTTTACTTGGCATCAATATTAATGATTCTTTGTGGTCCTGTTCGGAGAAGGAGAGAAGGCACGAAGCAGACTCAAACTGAGTATTAGTAGATTTAGTGACATCTACTAACAGACAATTGCATCTCATCACAGATATGGCAGTCAACTTGTGAAGCCAATGATTGTATTGGTGTCTGTTGCTGCTATTCCATGAAGGAAATAACGAATGCATATTTACAAAGCATGtctttgcttctttttctttcttttggttgGAAGGAGTTGACGTAAGGAGAAAAAGGTTATTTGTTTCAGTAGATCCCTCCATTGCAGAATATCTATTCAGGGCTTGTAGCAGAATAAAAACAGGAGCTTAGATAACAAAAAAGCTGCAATCCAATAAAGTTACAGGGAACTAAAaggtactccctctgtcccaaaataagtgttgtTTTAGCAAAAAGAATTTGTCCCAACTTAACAGTcgctttaggaattcaagacaaaaattagTAATTGTTTCCAACTATACCCTTATATTAAAGAACGAGTTCTTCTTAATAGTGTTCAATTCTCAAGAAGCATCTAATAAATAGGGGTAACTTACTAAGTTATACCCTGTATATATCATTTTCTTAATGGGCGTGAAAAGAGCTAAAGCGACACTTATTTGGGGACAGAGGAAGTAATTATCTTTTGACTAGATCCCTAGCTCTCTTACTTGGTGCATGTGCCAAATTTCTACAAAAGAATACGTATGTCCAACTTGTATCTTCCTTCCTTTATTCCTGAAACTCTCTCAGAAACCTCCCCATATTATAATTGCTGCCTCATTCTATAAACATTGTACATGGACAAGATGTAGATCAAGTTCATTCCGATTATCATTAGTCATACTGCGAcacaaagaaaaggaaaggcgTGGAACCtgtgaaagtaaaaaaaaaaaaaaaaaaaaaaaaaaaaagaagagggaccCCTACACCATAACCAAAACAGACAATAAGTATACTTCCTGATTCTGCAAATCTGGCTAAAAAGAGAATGACATTTACTCTTTGAGAAGAAACTttactttatcaaaaaaataaaaaagacattaTACTCTTTGAGAAGTTTTTCCCTTTCAAGTGGGAGACAAATCAGGAGGGAGAGCCTTTGCTCAACGATAAAGTTGCTCCTCTAGTAACCTACAAGTCATGGTTTCGACGCGTGGAACAACTTCTTCAGAGAA
Coding sequences within it:
- the LOC132033449 gene encoding uncharacterized protein LOC132033449; this translates as MAFLFHKFQEAVKILAKSPTFARESRILQFEADTNILFLYTSYNRLGRNAEEADAEEIIDIANKASLADQQKQVHENVHSQVSSFCRYMDDILLLDQKVNDNLATSPTATNSSPGSSGLGLAAGGNSPLQNQTAVPETKALQRREVSQRLKDLMSYTLEVKPSKIPHEDAGKGLFLQGEANIGSVIAFYPGVVYSPAYYRYIPGYPRVDAQNSHLITRYDGTVINAQPWGAGGESREIWEPKHTMQADEKGSDVMNRELLERRNPLAFAHFANHPAKGMVPNVMICPYDFPLLEKDMRPYIPNVSFGHGEEIEMKRFGSFMIKSWKSSNNESKVVPVLKTLVLVATRAICDEEVLLNYRLSNLEHIPSWYTPVDEGDH
- the LOC132033451 gene encoding cytochrome b5 → MVLTNFNGTGVGFGAGIGCGFGVGWGFGGMPLNFLGLGVGGGCGIGVGLGWGFGTAFGSQYRNSRVTFEGKDFNKESSEERESKEVAKGTPQVAPHNSKQDCWIIINDRVLDVTKFLEEHPGGEEVLIELSGKDATKEFEDIGHSKAAKNLLLEYQIGYLQGYRIPGDDNLDTDDSFKEPIKAKEMEAFVIKEDPKPKYLIFVEYFVPFLFAAFFLYYRYPTGALNL